A region of the Bacillota bacterium genome:
CCAGCGTGGGCGGAAGTGAGCTGACCACACGTCCGGCGGTAATTTTAACCAGATAGGCATAGCGTTCGATAATCTGGTGACGCGCCTGTGGGTCGCCATACCGCTTATAGCGCTCCCACGCTTTATCCATTTCCGCAGCCGATGGCATGACCAGCCTTTTCTCCTCTGAAGTATCTTGTCAGAAGGTGGTTACGCTGCTTCTCGCTCTTCCTGAGGTTCTTCCTTGGCGGGTGGATCTTCGGCGGCAGGTCGGTTTTCAGCGGGCTTCTGTGCGCCTTTGGAGGCGTCCAGTATCACCTCAAACACTACCATCACTGCCGCTAGCATCACGAACACAGTTGTGGCACGCAGAAAGCTCGTTGCCAGCGAGATGCCGCTCCAGCTCGCCAGCAACCACGTCCACAACGCCCCCCAGAGAGCAATGAACCACTTTAGCCGACTTGCGCTCATGCCCCACTCCGCCACGATAGTTAGTATAACACAGCAATTCCACGATTACCAGTTGATCGCTTTCGCCTGCGGAGGACGAGCCGCCCGCTGCGCCGCCCCCCACACGCGGGGAGGAGAGTTTACAGCTCGGCAGGAGCCTCGCCCTCCAGCAAGACCGTGTTCAGGCAGCTTCCAGACTGGCTTTGCGTTGTTCCAGCGCGCGCAGGTACAGGTCGGCATACTCCCCTGCGGCACGGTTCCACGAGTAATCCGAGCGCAGAGCGGTATCCACCAGCTTGCGCCACACCTCGGGCTGCCGATATGCCTTCAGCGCACGCTTGATAGCCTTCAGCAGCTCCGCCGGGTCGTACAGCTCGAAGACGAAACCGTTGCCTTTGCCCGTACGCGGCGAGAAGTCGGCGATGGTATCCGCCAGACCGCCCGTCTTGCGCACGATGGGGATAGTTCCGTAGCGCAACGCCATCAGCTGCCCCAATCCGCACGGCTCGAAGCGCGACGGCATCAGGAACATATCGCTGCCTGCGTAGATGCGTTGAGCCAGGTCGGGGTCAAAGCCGATGAAAGCACGCATCTGCTCGGGATGCTCTTTTGCCAGCTGCTTGAACAGCTCCTCGTAGCGCGGATCGCCCGTACCCAGCACTACAAACTGGAAGCCCAGATTCAGTATCTGCTTCGCAACAGGGGCGATGAGATCCAGCCCTTTCTGGTCTGCCAGGCGGGTAATCATGCCGATGATGGGAGCATTCGGGTTGACGGTAAACCCGCACTCTTTCTGCAAAGCCTCTTTGCACTTCGCTTTGCCGGATGGGTCATCCGCGCTGTAGTGGGCGGGGATGCGCGGGTCGGTGGCGGGGTTGTACTCCTCGTAGTCGATGCCGTTGACGATGCCCTCCAGCCTCCCCTGTGAGGCGATGTACTGCAGTAGCCCTTCCATCCGGCAGCCGTACTCAGGCGTCTGTATCTCTTTGGCGTAGGTCTTGCTGACCGTATTCACCATGTCGGAGTAGACGATGCCGCCCTTGAGGAAGTTCACCTTCCCGTAGAACTCCAGCCGTTCGTAATGGAACAGCCATTCGGGCAGGCCTGCTTTCCACAACAGCTCGTACCCGAACTCGCCCTGATACGCCAGATTGTGGATGGTAAAAACCAGCCCGACCTGCTGCCATTCCGGCTGGTGTGCATGG
Encoded here:
- the glgA gene encoding glycogen synthase GlgA yields the protein MGRSLKVLIVSAEVAPLAKVGGLADVAGALPKALRALGHDVRAAMPCYRMIEKNPDYPVRTVVKSLPVPINPMTTEEAIIRRTRLKDGTPVYLIGHKHYFTEATESKKIYALEPEPYIFFDRAIPLMLQELDWMPDVIHANDWHTGFVPVYIRILHAHQPEWQQVGLVFTIHNLAYQGEFGYELLWKAGLPEWLFHYERLEFYGKVNFLKGGIVYSDMVNTVSKTYAKEIQTPEYGCRMEGLLQYIASQGRLEGIVNGIDYEEYNPATDPRIPAHYSADDPSGKAKCKEALQKECGFTVNPNAPIIGMITRLADQKGLDLIAPVAKQILNLGFQFVVLGTGDPRYEELFKQLAKEHPEQMRAFIGFDPDLAQRIYAGSDMFLMPSRFEPCGLGQLMALRYGTIPIVRKTGGLADTIADFSPRTGKGNGFVFELYDPAELLKAIKRALKAYRQPEVWRKLVDTALRSDYSWNRAAGEYADLYLRALEQRKASLEAA